A stretch of Carnobacterium iners DNA encodes these proteins:
- a CDS encoding helix-turn-helix transcriptional regulator produces the protein MAKNLRLKAERAKKDMSQQQLADAVNVTRQTISAIERGDYNPTINLCREICKEFNLTLNDLFWEE, from the coding sequence ATGGCTAAGAATTTAAGATTAAAGGCAGAACGAGCAAAGAAGGATATGTCTCAACAGCAGCTGGCAGATGCTGTTAACGTTACCCGACAAACAATTAGCGCTATTGAAAGAGGAGATTACAATCCGACAATCAATTTGTGTAGAGAGATTTGTAAAGAATTTAATCTAACATTAAACGATTTATTTTGGGAGGAATAA